Proteins from a genomic interval of bacterium:
- the grpE gene encoding nucleotide exchange factor GrpE, with translation MGDDKERSEGWEALTEEPSEGTLAPSAELEDALREAAEAVEAREEERNQPKGDGPAFAVPREAHERVLEELEGQKEAGLRMQADFENLRRRSLRDRQDAHAYGHEGLARDLLGTVDDLERAIEHAKSSGRGDFESILQGVELVRKELLTALAQHAVTPVEAEGMAFDPNVHEAMAQAESEEAEAGTVLQVLQPGYQLRDRLLRPARVVVSRKPEAELAEKPEDESEE, from the coding sequence GTGGGTGATGACAAGGAGCGGAGTGAAGGCTGGGAGGCCCTCACCGAAGAGCCGTCCGAGGGGACCCTCGCGCCGAGTGCCGAGCTCGAGGATGCGCTGCGCGAGGCGGCCGAGGCCGTCGAAGCCCGAGAAGAAGAACGCAACCAGCCCAAGGGCGATGGGCCCGCGTTCGCTGTGCCGAGAGAAGCACATGAGCGCGTGCTCGAAGAGCTGGAGGGCCAGAAGGAGGCCGGCCTGCGGATGCAGGCCGATTTCGAGAATCTCCGCCGTCGATCTCTCCGGGATCGACAGGACGCTCACGCGTATGGCCACGAGGGGCTGGCACGGGATCTCCTCGGCACCGTGGACGATCTCGAGCGCGCCATCGAACACGCAAAATCCAGTGGCCGCGGGGATTTCGAGAGCATCTTGCAGGGTGTCGAGCTGGTCCGGAAGGAGCTCCTGACGGCTCTCGCCCAGCACGCGGTCACCCCTGTAGAGGCAGAGGGGATGGCTTTCGACCCGAATGTGCATGAGGCCATGGCCCAGGCGGAGAGCGAAGAGGCCGAGGCAGGCACGGTTCTCCAGGTGCTTCAGCCTGGCTATCAGCTCCGCGATCGGCTTCTTCGGCCTGCCCGGGTCGTAGTTTCGCGAAAGCCCGAGGCCGAACTGGCCGAAAAGCCCGAGGACGAGAGCGAAGAGTAG
- a CDS encoding tetratricopeptide repeat protein yields MRRGAFGSAVVLFGALLLIGCQSPLDRRGALGRAAYLDALAVLAGDEVAGRDALGTFLQANPNSLYADDAALRLAELALAEGRSAEARRHLEWAVQQHPNGDKSDAIRLELAGVELDAGETEAAARTAEAIRISLLDAERRRRAHRLKAAVARAGGDSDGELRWLGRVRADQEEPEETARVEARIDELLAGLDGPGLEQAGQSLGRRQPAGRLWLYRAERALAEGNRSAAQAAFARAERLPLTPPEAGRLAHLKARLARANTPGSNELSGWNPADGSGTWALPDEAATLGVVLPLSGPYAEFGREALQGVLMATGLFDDGRPAPSALRLLVRDSGGDADRAAAGVAELAANSEVIACIGPLLASSAEAAAPLAEARGLPLVTLTRRESVAELGLHVLRVGATPRLEVERVAAYAAETLGLRRFAILYPDDPTGRAQRAAFWDAVEARGGQVVGVGRYASDATDFRDPIRRLIGFEFLTGGQQQALAERGRLRKRAKRLPPEEAAELRAEAAELVAPDGAPLPPFVDFEALYIPDAHENVALIAPHLAFHEVRGVRLLGTAGWNHPDLVEIGGQHVNGAVFAAPFYAASENPFTAEFTRRFVSTYDAEPGVLAAQAFDAAHLVAMQITRGSHGREAVLNGMLQAKGVVGASGVLSMGSDGSALRRPNLLGVERGKIISVDETGVAPYLRMPETETDGAIDPAA; encoded by the coding sequence TTGAGGCGGGGGGCCTTCGGCAGCGCGGTGGTCTTGTTTGGCGCCCTGCTCCTGATCGGTTGTCAGTCGCCACTGGATCGCAGAGGCGCTCTCGGTCGAGCCGCCTACCTCGATGCCCTGGCCGTGCTGGCGGGCGACGAGGTCGCCGGCCGGGATGCCCTTGGCACGTTCCTCCAGGCGAACCCGAACAGCCTGTATGCGGATGACGCGGCGCTGCGTCTGGCCGAACTCGCGCTCGCCGAGGGCCGCTCCGCCGAGGCCCGGCGCCATCTCGAGTGGGCCGTGCAGCAACACCCCAATGGTGACAAGAGCGATGCGATCCGGTTGGAGCTGGCCGGCGTGGAACTCGACGCGGGTGAGACCGAGGCGGCAGCGCGCACGGCCGAGGCCATCCGCATCTCCCTGCTGGATGCGGAGCGAAGACGGCGCGCCCATCGCCTCAAAGCGGCCGTTGCTCGTGCGGGCGGCGACTCCGATGGGGAGCTGCGTTGGCTCGGCCGGGTTCGCGCCGATCAGGAGGAGCCCGAGGAGACGGCGCGGGTCGAGGCGCGCATCGATGAACTCCTCGCCGGTCTCGATGGCCCAGGCCTGGAGCAGGCGGGCCAGAGCCTGGGCCGTCGCCAGCCGGCTGGCCGGCTGTGGCTCTACCGGGCCGAGCGCGCCCTGGCGGAGGGCAACCGGTCGGCAGCCCAGGCTGCGTTCGCCCGAGCCGAACGGTTGCCCCTGACACCCCCCGAAGCCGGGCGCCTCGCGCATCTGAAGGCGCGCCTGGCACGGGCCAACACGCCTGGATCCAACGAACTCTCCGGCTGGAACCCGGCCGACGGCAGCGGAACCTGGGCCTTGCCTGACGAAGCCGCAACCCTCGGTGTGGTGCTCCCCCTTTCCGGGCCCTATGCCGAGTTTGGACGAGAAGCCCTTCAGGGCGTGTTGATGGCCACCGGGCTGTTCGATGACGGCCGCCCCGCGCCCTCAGCGCTTCGCCTCCTGGTTCGCGATAGTGGCGGAGACGCGGACCGTGCCGCAGCCGGTGTGGCCGAGCTCGCGGCCAATTCCGAAGTGATTGCCTGCATCGGTCCCTTGCTCGCGTCCTCGGCCGAAGCGGCCGCTCCCCTGGCCGAGGCGCGGGGGTTGCCGCTCGTCACGCTGACCCGCCGCGAGTCCGTGGCCGAGCTCGGTCTTCATGTTCTGCGCGTCGGTGCGACGCCGCGTCTCGAGGTGGAGCGGGTTGCGGCCTACGCCGCAGAGACCCTGGGTCTGCGCCGGTTCGCGATCCTCTATCCGGACGACCCGACCGGGCGGGCCCAGCGCGCTGCCTTCTGGGATGCGGTCGAAGCCCGTGGCGGTCAGGTCGTGGGCGTGGGCCGCTACGCATCCGACGCCACGGATTTCCGGGATCCCATCCGGCGCTTGATCGGTTTCGAGTTCTTGACCGGGGGCCAACAGCAGGCTCTGGCTGAGCGCGGACGATTGCGGAAGCGTGCGAAGCGGCTCCCGCCCGAGGAGGCCGCGGAGCTTCGCGCCGAAGCCGCGGAACTCGTGGCACCGGATGGTGCTCCGCTCCCGCCCTTCGTGGATTTCGAGGCGTTGTACATTCCCGACGCCCACGAAAACGTCGCCCTCATCGCGCCTCATCTGGCCTTCCATGAGGTTCGCGGTGTTCGTTTGTTGGGAACGGCGGGCTGGAACCACCCCGATCTCGTGGAAATCGGCGGCCAACACGTGAACGGCGCCGTGTTTGCGGCTCCTTTCTATGCGGCGAGCGAGAATCCCTTCACGGCCGAGTTCACCCGGCGCTTCGTGTCGACTTACGATGCGGAACCGGGCGTTCTCGCTGCCCAGGCCTTCGATGCCGCCCACCTCGTTGCCATGCAGATCACCCGCGGTTCCCATGGCCGGGAGGCCGTCTTGAACGGCATGCTCCAGGCGAAGGGAGTTGTCGGGGCATCGGGCGTTCTTTCGATGGGTAGCGATGGGTCCGCACTTCGCCGGCCGAACCTGCTGGGTGTCGAACGAGGCAAGATCATTTCCGTCGATGAGACCGGTGTTGCACCCTATTTGCGCATGCCTGAAACCGAAACCGACGGGGCAATCGACCCCGCGGCTTAA
- the dnaK gene encoding molecular chaperone DnaK: protein MSKVIGIDLGTTNSCVSLMEGGEPQVIPNAEGARTTPSMVAFTEQDEILVGQVAKRQAVTNPVRTLYAVKRLIGSKFDAEVVTRFAEHAPFDIEAAENGDAWLRIGDRLCSPPEIQAMVLGKMKEVAAEFLGEDVTDAVITVPAYFNDAQRQATKDAGKIAGLNVLRIINEPTAAALSYGIGDESDDDKIVAVFDLGGGTFDISILELGDGVFEVKSTNGDTHLGGEDFDQRIVDYLIESFQEAEGIDLREDKMALQRLKEAAERAKHELSSSPETDLNLPFIAADDSGPKHLNVTVTRERLEALVADLVDRLVEPCETAVEDAEIAKDGIDEVILVGGMTRMPRIQEKVAEIFGKKPHKGVNPDEVVSSGAAIQAGVLKGEVEDVLLLDVTPLSLGVETQGAVFTKIIEKNSTIPVKKSQVFSTTEDNQNVVRIHVLQGEREMAADNKSLGRFELIGVPPAPRGVPQIEVSFEIDTDGVVSVSAKDLGTSKSQQIRVTASSGLSTDEIDQLVDEANANADADKERRGMVDLENKADGLAYSTERTLEEYAEHIAEEDRLALEAAVEKTRAALGGNDVASLESAIDELSALSYQMTETLYATLGEEEEDEE from the coding sequence ATGAGCAAGGTCATTGGGATCGACCTGGGAACTACCAACTCGTGTGTCTCCTTGATGGAGGGCGGCGAGCCGCAGGTAATTCCCAATGCGGAGGGTGCGCGCACGACGCCCTCCATGGTTGCCTTTACCGAACAGGATGAAATCCTGGTTGGGCAGGTGGCGAAGCGACAGGCCGTCACGAATCCGGTGCGGACGCTCTATGCCGTGAAGCGATTGATCGGGAGCAAGTTCGATGCGGAAGTGGTCACCCGCTTCGCCGAGCATGCACCCTTTGATATCGAGGCCGCCGAGAACGGCGATGCCTGGCTGCGTATCGGCGATCGCCTCTGCTCGCCGCCCGAGATCCAGGCCATGGTGCTCGGGAAGATGAAAGAGGTCGCCGCCGAGTTTCTCGGTGAGGATGTGACGGATGCCGTGATCACGGTTCCCGCCTACTTCAACGATGCCCAGCGCCAGGCCACCAAGGACGCGGGCAAGATCGCTGGACTGAACGTCCTGCGCATCATCAACGAGCCCACCGCCGCGGCGCTTTCCTATGGCATCGGTGACGAGAGCGACGACGACAAGATCGTCGCAGTCTTCGACCTCGGCGGTGGTACCTTCGATATCTCGATCCTCGAGCTCGGGGACGGTGTCTTCGAGGTGAAGAGCACCAACGGCGATACCCACCTGGGCGGCGAAGATTTCGATCAGCGCATCGTCGACTACTTGATCGAGAGCTTCCAGGAGGCCGAGGGAATCGATCTCCGTGAGGACAAGATGGCGTTGCAGCGGCTCAAGGAAGCCGCGGAACGTGCCAAGCACGAGCTTTCCTCTTCGCCCGAGACGGATTTGAACCTGCCGTTCATTGCGGCGGATGATTCCGGGCCGAAGCATCTGAACGTGACGGTCACCCGCGAGCGCCTCGAGGCGTTGGTGGCGGATCTCGTCGACCGCCTGGTGGAGCCTTGCGAGACCGCGGTCGAGGATGCGGAAATCGCAAAGGACGGGATCGATGAGGTGATCCTGGTGGGCGGCATGACCCGCATGCCTCGCATCCAGGAGAAGGTCGCGGAGATCTTCGGCAAGAAGCCTCACAAGGGCGTGAACCCGGATGAGGTGGTTTCCTCGGGTGCTGCCATTCAGGCCGGCGTGTTGAAGGGTGAGGTCGAGGACGTACTGCTCCTCGATGTCACGCCCCTCTCTCTGGGCGTCGAGACCCAGGGCGCTGTGTTCACCAAGATCATCGAGAAGAACAGCACCATTCCCGTGAAGAAGAGCCAGGTGTTCTCGACGACCGAGGACAACCAGAACGTCGTGCGGATCCACGTGCTCCAGGGCGAGCGCGAGATGGCCGCGGACAACAAGAGCCTCGGCCGCTTCGAACTGATTGGCGTTCCGCCGGCGCCTCGGGGCGTTCCGCAGATCGAGGTCAGCTTCGAGATCGATACGGACGGCGTCGTGAGTGTTTCGGCGAAGGATCTCGGGACGAGCAAGAGTCAACAGATCCGCGTCACGGCCTCATCGGGTTTGAGCACCGATGAGATCGACCAACTCGTGGACGAGGCCAACGCGAACGCCGATGCCGACAAGGAGCGCCGCGGCATGGTCGACCTGGAGAACAAGGCCGACGGCCTTGCCTACAGCACCGAGCGGACGCTCGAAGAATATGCCGAGCACATTGCCGAGGAAGACCGGCTGGCACTCGAGGCCGCCGTCGAGAAGACCCGTGCCGCGCTGGGTGGCAACGATGTCGCCTCCCTGGAAAGCGCCATCGACGAGCTGTCGGCCCTTTCCTACCAGATGACCGAGACGCTTTACGCCACCCTCGGCGAGGAAGAGGAAGACGAAGAGTAG
- the lon gene encoding endopeptidase La has protein sequence MATDTSSSFDFGIPDELPILPLREFVVFPYMVLPIFVSRERSIAAVEDALAGDRLVLLTAQRNADIEDPDADDLHRVGTVAMVMRILRLPDGRVKALVQGLTKARIESFVDSEPATWAAVSALPEEAEGEWCVEAEALMRTVRSRVEELLPLKNLPPEVLSITANVFEPGRLADLVASNLKLRLGEAQEVLEVVDPIARLRKVDRLLRRELDVTTMQAEIQSQAKEEISRGQREHYLREQLRAIQTELGEVDPRMEESAEYRMKIEEAALPPEPLEEAMKQLRRFERMHPDGPEAQVVRSYLEWMTDLPWSRTSPDRLDLAQAREILDQDHAHLEGIKDRILEFLGVRKLRADSRGSILCFVGPPGVGKTSLGRSIARAMGREFVRISLGGVRDEAEVRGHRRTYVGALPGRIIQGLKQAGTSNPVFMLDEIDKLGNDYRGDPSSSLLEVLDPEQNSKFSDHYLNVPFDLSGVFFVATANLLESVPGPLRDRMEVIRVPGYTPEEKLDIARSYLVPRQVEEAGLPSDRIQWSDSALSRIVTDYTYEAGVRGLERQIAGVCRKAARRAAEGDERSLRADKRSLVKYLGPPRFAQDEISSEGEVGVTNGLAWTEAGGDVLRVEAATTRGRGLVLTGQLGDVMKESGYAALTWARSRLTELGAGGTRLERNEVHVHVPAGAIPKDGPSAGVTMAAAMISLATGVPLRPDVAMTGEVTLVGKVLPVGGVREKALAALRAGIKTVILPERNLADVKEIPREVARRIRFVGASHMNDVLEVALDGKLPGRKRAVRRSSPRTARSTAATAKPRS, from the coding sequence ATGGCAACCGACACCTCCTCCTCCTTCGATTTCGGCATTCCGGACGAACTCCCGATCCTCCCGCTCCGCGAGTTCGTGGTGTTCCCCTACATGGTGCTGCCCATTTTCGTTTCGCGAGAGCGAAGCATTGCGGCGGTCGAGGACGCGCTGGCGGGCGATCGGCTCGTCCTGTTGACCGCCCAGCGCAACGCGGACATCGAGGATCCCGACGCCGACGATCTGCACCGGGTTGGCACCGTGGCCATGGTAATGCGGATCTTGCGCTTGCCGGATGGTCGCGTGAAGGCGTTGGTGCAAGGACTCACCAAGGCGCGCATCGAATCCTTCGTGGATAGTGAACCGGCCACCTGGGCCGCGGTTTCCGCTTTGCCCGAAGAGGCCGAGGGCGAGTGGTGCGTCGAAGCCGAAGCGTTGATGCGCACGGTGCGGAGCCGGGTCGAGGAATTGCTTCCCTTGAAGAACCTCCCGCCGGAGGTGCTCTCGATCACCGCCAACGTTTTCGAGCCGGGCCGCCTGGCGGATCTCGTTGCATCCAACCTGAAGCTTCGGCTGGGCGAGGCCCAGGAAGTGCTCGAAGTCGTCGATCCGATTGCGCGCCTGCGCAAGGTCGATCGCCTGCTGCGCCGCGAGCTGGATGTCACGACCATGCAGGCGGAGATCCAGAGTCAGGCCAAGGAGGAGATCAGCCGAGGTCAACGCGAGCACTACCTTCGCGAGCAGCTACGGGCGATTCAGACCGAGCTCGGCGAGGTCGATCCCCGCATGGAAGAATCCGCCGAGTACCGGATGAAGATCGAGGAGGCGGCGCTTCCGCCAGAGCCCCTCGAAGAAGCGATGAAGCAGCTTCGCCGTTTCGAGCGCATGCATCCCGACGGGCCCGAAGCCCAGGTGGTGCGCAGCTACCTCGAGTGGATGACCGATCTGCCCTGGTCGCGGACATCGCCGGATCGGCTCGATCTGGCCCAGGCCCGGGAGATCCTGGACCAGGACCACGCCCATCTGGAGGGCATCAAGGATCGTATTCTCGAGTTCCTCGGGGTGCGCAAGCTGCGCGCGGATTCACGGGGCTCGATCCTGTGTTTCGTCGGGCCGCCTGGCGTCGGCAAGACTTCCCTCGGCCGTTCGATCGCCCGGGCCATGGGACGCGAGTTCGTGCGCATTTCCCTTGGTGGTGTGCGGGACGAGGCCGAGGTGCGAGGCCATCGACGGACCTACGTCGGCGCGTTGCCCGGCCGCATCATCCAGGGCCTGAAGCAAGCCGGTACGAGCAACCCGGTCTTCATGCTCGACGAGATCGACAAGCTCGGGAACGACTACCGCGGCGATCCCTCCTCGTCGCTCCTCGAGGTGTTGGATCCGGAGCAGAACAGCAAGTTCAGTGATCATTACCTGAACGTGCCCTTCGATCTTTCCGGAGTGTTCTTCGTGGCGACGGCCAACCTTCTCGAATCGGTTCCCGGGCCGCTGCGCGATCGCATGGAAGTGATCCGGGTGCCGGGCTACACGCCGGAGGAGAAGCTCGACATCGCGCGCTCCTATCTCGTACCCCGCCAGGTCGAGGAGGCGGGCCTTCCCTCGGATCGGATCCAATGGTCCGATTCCGCACTTTCCAGGATCGTCACGGACTACACCTACGAGGCCGGCGTTCGCGGGCTCGAGCGGCAGATTGCAGGCGTTTGTCGGAAGGCGGCGCGTCGCGCGGCCGAAGGCGACGAGCGTTCGCTGCGCGCGGACAAACGTTCGCTGGTGAAGTACCTCGGCCCGCCGCGGTTCGCCCAGGACGAGATCAGCAGCGAGGGCGAGGTCGGCGTCACCAATGGTCTTGCTTGGACTGAGGCCGGTGGCGACGTGCTGAGGGTCGAAGCCGCGACGACACGGGGTCGGGGGCTGGTGCTCACCGGCCAGCTCGGCGACGTGATGAAGGAATCCGGATACGCCGCTCTCACCTGGGCGCGATCGCGGCTGACCGAGCTGGGCGCGGGCGGCACGCGGCTCGAGCGCAACGAAGTGCATGTGCACGTGCCGGCGGGAGCGATCCCGAAGGATGGTCCCTCTGCAGGCGTCACGATGGCGGCAGCGATGATCTCGCTGGCGACCGGTGTGCCCTTGCGGCCGGATGTGGCGATGACCGGAGAGGTCACCCTGGTGGGCAAGGTCCTGCCGGTGGGGGGCGTCCGGGAGAAGGCACTGGCTGCGCTTCGCGCTGGCATCAAGACCGTGATCCTTCCGGAGCGGAACCTGGCCGATGTGAAGGAGATTCCGCGAGAGGTCGCCCGCCGCATCCGCTTCGTCGGCGCCTCCCATATGAATGATGTCCTGGAGGTCGCGCTCGACGGCAAGCTCCCCGGGCGCAAGCGGGCGGTCCGAAGGAGCAGCCCCCGAACGGCTCGGAGCACCGCGGCGACGGCCAAGCCCCGAAGCTGA
- a CDS encoding response regulator — protein sequence MKRILIADDASFMRQMIRDIIEPEGYEVVGEAADGVEVIDQFLDLRPDLVMMDIVMPKRSGIDAVKAIKVEDPGATVVMCSALGQEMLVMEAIEAGAKDFIVKPFKPDAVLTTLGKVLEKED from the coding sequence ATGAAGAGAATCCTGATTGCCGATGATGCGTCCTTCATGCGGCAGATGATCCGAGACATCATCGAGCCCGAAGGCTATGAGGTGGTGGGCGAGGCTGCGGACGGAGTCGAAGTCATCGACCAGTTCCTGGACCTCCGCCCCGATCTCGTGATGATGGACATCGTGATGCCGAAACGTTCCGGTATCGATGCGGTGAAGGCCATCAAGGTCGAGGACCCGGGCGCCACGGTGGTGATGTGCAGCGCCCTCGGCCAGGAGATGCTGGTCATGGAGGCGATCGAGGCGGGTGCCAAGGACTTCATCGTGAAGCCCTTCAAGCCCGACGCAGTGCTCACGACGCTCGGCAAGGTGCTCGAGAAGGAAGACTGA
- the thiL gene encoding thiamine-phosphate kinase, with amino-acid sequence MKLRQLGEFGLIQRIEREARRIQGAGVALGIGDDAALLRAKTGEDVAVTSDAFVEGVHFRFDHESPRTAGRRALAATLSDLAAMGARPLGFTLSLSVAPSRDADVVLAVVKGGLDVAAEYACPLVGGNVTASKGFELHATALGAVTRGRALQRAGGRPGDRLFLSGPLGQSALERARGRVRHVPEPRIALGRALAWTGRVSACIDISDGVLADLAHLCRASDVGARLRVSALPRPPGFEAACQRVKRDPEDLLLSGGEDYELLFSVRGSAPIDLPPELRSRTSLSPVGVLARGGLELVGGQGWEADGGPETGGWRHF; translated from the coding sequence GTGAAGCTCCGGCAGCTGGGAGAGTTCGGACTGATCCAGCGCATCGAGCGCGAGGCCAGGCGTATCCAGGGTGCCGGGGTCGCCCTCGGCATTGGTGACGATGCCGCGTTGCTGCGAGCCAAGACGGGCGAAGATGTTGCCGTGACGAGTGACGCTTTCGTCGAAGGCGTTCATTTTCGCTTCGATCACGAATCTCCACGTACCGCTGGTCGCCGCGCCCTGGCTGCCACGCTCTCGGATCTGGCCGCAATGGGTGCGCGGCCGCTCGGCTTCACCCTGTCACTCTCCGTCGCACCGAGCCGCGACGCGGATGTCGTGCTCGCGGTCGTCAAGGGTGGCCTGGATGTGGCGGCCGAATACGCGTGTCCACTCGTTGGCGGAAACGTCACGGCGTCGAAGGGCTTCGAGCTGCATGCGACGGCGCTAGGCGCTGTTACCCGGGGCCGTGCGTTGCAGCGCGCCGGAGGCCGGCCCGGGGATCGCCTCTTCCTTTCCGGGCCCCTGGGTCAAAGCGCGTTGGAGCGAGCGAGGGGGCGGGTCAGGCATGTGCCCGAGCCCCGCATCGCCTTGGGCCGGGCGCTTGCCTGGACCGGCCGGGTCAGCGCTTGCATCGACATCTCCGACGGTGTCCTCGCGGATCTGGCGCATCTATGCCGGGCCTCCGATGTCGGGGCGCGCCTGCGCGTCTCCGCGCTTCCGCGACCTCCTGGTTTCGAGGCCGCCTGCCAGCGTGTGAAGCGCGACCCTGAAGATCTTCTGCTCTCCGGTGGTGAGGACTACGAACTGCTCTTCAGCGTGCGGGGTTCCGCTCCCATCGATCTCCCGCCTGAGCTGCGCTCCAGGACCTCGCTGTCGCCGGTCGGTGTCCTGGCCCGAGGGGGTCTCGAGCTGGTGGGGGGCCAGGGCTGGGAAGCGGACGGTGGGCCTGAAACGGGGGGTTGGAGGCACTTCTGA
- a CDS encoding chemotaxis protein CheW has product MSEPASASLDEFGDRLLAFELCNALYAVPIADVVEVTELHQLASVPMVHHKVGGVVNYHGDAVPIVFGDALLQTERPQYAEVRPLLILARDPDDPNRYGVPVDKIVGLIDGPAAHALDAEPIAERRPLAGRMVSLLDPKRLLERATEVISRSVANGAAEPTHGESI; this is encoded by the coding sequence ATGAGCGAGCCCGCTTCCGCATCCCTCGACGAGTTCGGAGACCGCCTGCTGGCCTTCGAACTCTGCAACGCACTCTACGCGGTGCCGATTGCCGACGTGGTCGAAGTGACCGAACTCCATCAGCTCGCGTCGGTTCCCATGGTGCACCACAAGGTTGGCGGTGTCGTGAACTACCACGGAGATGCCGTGCCGATCGTTTTCGGCGACGCGCTTCTCCAGACAGAACGACCTCAGTATGCCGAGGTTCGACCGCTCTTGATCCTGGCCAGGGATCCCGACGATCCCAATCGCTACGGCGTGCCGGTCGACAAGATCGTAGGCCTGATCGACGGCCCGGCGGCCCACGCGCTCGATGCGGAACCCATCGCAGAGCGAAGGCCCCTCGCGGGTCGCATGGTCAGCCTGCTCGATCCGAAGCGTCTGCTCGAACGAGCAACGGAAGTGATCTCGCGTTCGGTGGCGAATGGCGCTGCGGAACCAACCCACGGGGAATCAATATGA
- the dnaJ gene encoding molecular chaperone DnaJ has translation MAKRDYYEVLGVSRGASGEELKSAYRKLALENHPDRNPDDAAAEERFKESSEAYAVLSDDAKRSQYDQFGHQGMGAGGPGGFPGGFQDVGDLFNDLFGDLFGGRMGGRGGRGRGQRGADLRYNLEIDLLDVLEGKEVSLDLPKMMVCETCTGSGAQEGSEPERCGRCQGTGQAIFQQGLFRISRPCDACGGEGFVVRDPCNDCRGSGRNEGQKTIKVRIPAGIEEGMRLRVAGEGEAGISGGSPGDLYVVVHLTEHPFFERDGSDLLGEVPVPLVHAALGTEVEVPTLEGKVKMRIPEGTQPGKVLRLRGKGLPSLNGSARGDQLVRVFVEVPTKLTGRQRELLEQFAEETGTDVSPVTKGFLDKLRDLFD, from the coding sequence ATGGCCAAGCGTGATTACTACGAGGTGCTGGGTGTCTCTCGAGGCGCCTCGGGCGAAGAGCTCAAGAGCGCATACCGCAAGCTCGCCCTGGAGAATCATCCGGATCGCAATCCCGATGACGCTGCGGCAGAGGAGCGCTTCAAGGAATCCTCCGAGGCCTACGCGGTCTTGTCCGACGACGCCAAGCGCTCCCAATACGACCAGTTCGGTCATCAGGGAATGGGAGCCGGGGGGCCTGGCGGCTTTCCCGGGGGCTTCCAGGATGTCGGGGATCTGTTCAACGATCTGTTCGGTGATCTCTTCGGCGGGCGAATGGGCGGGCGCGGCGGTCGGGGTCGCGGGCAGCGAGGGGCCGACCTCCGATACAACCTGGAGATCGATCTGCTCGACGTCCTCGAGGGCAAGGAGGTTTCCCTCGACCTCCCGAAGATGATGGTCTGCGAAACCTGTACCGGTTCAGGTGCCCAGGAGGGCTCCGAGCCGGAGCGTTGCGGGCGTTGTCAGGGCACGGGGCAGGCGATCTTCCAGCAAGGGCTCTTCCGTATCAGTCGGCCTTGTGATGCCTGTGGCGGCGAAGGCTTCGTCGTGCGCGATCCGTGCAACGATTGCCGGGGAAGTGGGCGCAACGAAGGTCAGAAGACGATCAAGGTGCGGATCCCGGCCGGCATCGAGGAAGGCATGCGTCTGCGTGTCGCCGGCGAAGGTGAAGCCGGCATTTCCGGTGGCTCGCCTGGCGATCTGTACGTGGTGGTGCACTTGACGGAGCATCCCTTCTTCGAGCGTGACGGCTCGGACCTTCTCGGCGAAGTTCCTGTTCCGCTCGTCCATGCTGCGCTCGGGACCGAGGTGGAAGTGCCGACCCTCGAGGGCAAGGTGAAGATGCGGATTCCGGAAGGCACCCAGCCCGGCAAGGTCCTTCGCCTCCGGGGGAAGGGCCTTCCGTCGCTCAATGGAAGCGCCCGCGGCGACCAATTGGTGCGCGTCTTCGTCGAGGTCCCGACGAAGCTCACCGGCCGACAGCGGGAGTTGCTCGAGCAATTCGCCGAAGAAACCGGAACCGATGTTTCGCCCGTTACCAAGGGCTTCCTCGACAAGCTCCGGGATCTCTTCGATTGA